In the Sinorhizobium arboris LMG 14919 genome, one interval contains:
- a CDS encoding pyruvate dehydrogenase complex dihydrolipoamide acetyltransferase, whose product MPINITMPALSPTMEEGNLAKWLVKEGDKVKSGDVIAEIETDKATMEVEAVDEGTVAKIVVPAGTEGVKVNALIAVLAAEGEDVATAAKGGNGAAGAASAPKPQEPAETAPAGAPAPAAAPAPQAAAPASPAHADGEGKRIFSSPLARRLAKEAGIDLSAITGSGPHGRVVKKDVEAAVSGGAAKPAAAPAAAPAPATLAKGASEDAVLKLFEPGSYELVPHDGMRKTIAKRLVESKQTIPHFYVSVDCELDALLALRAQLNSAAPEKDGKPVYKLSVNDMVIKALALALRDVPDANVSWTDQNMVKHRHADVGVAVSIPGGLITPIVRQAELKSLSAISNEMKDLGKRAKERKLKPEEYQGGTTAVSNMGMMGVKDFAAVVNPPHATILAVGAGEERVVVKNKQMVIANVMTVTLSTDHRCVDGALGAELLAAFKRYIENPMGMLV is encoded by the coding sequence ATGCCAATCAACATCACCATGCCGGCCCTCTCTCCGACGATGGAAGAAGGCAATCTGGCCAAGTGGCTGGTCAAGGAAGGCGACAAGGTCAAGTCCGGCGATGTGATCGCCGAGATCGAGACCGACAAGGCGACGATGGAAGTGGAAGCCGTCGATGAGGGAACGGTCGCCAAGATCGTCGTTCCCGCCGGCACCGAAGGCGTCAAGGTCAATGCGCTGATCGCGGTTCTCGCCGCCGAGGGCGAAGACGTCGCTACCGCCGCCAAAGGCGGCAACGGCGCAGCGGGAGCAGCCTCCGCGCCGAAGCCGCAGGAACCGGCCGAAACGGCACCGGCCGGTGCTCCGGCACCCGCTGCAGCACCGGCGCCGCAAGCTGCTGCTCCGGCTTCTCCGGCGCACGCCGATGGCGAAGGCAAACGCATCTTTTCGTCGCCGCTGGCACGCCGCCTCGCGAAGGAGGCAGGAATCGACCTTTCGGCGATCACCGGTTCCGGACCGCATGGCCGCGTCGTCAAGAAGGACGTCGAGGCAGCCGTTTCCGGTGGCGCCGCCAAACCCGCCGCCGCGCCGGCAGCAGCTCCGGCACCGGCGACGCTCGCCAAGGGTGCGTCGGAAGACGCCGTTCTCAAGCTTTTCGAGCCGGGCTCCTACGAACTCGTGCCGCATGACGGAATGCGCAAGACGATCGCCAAGCGCCTCGTGGAATCGAAGCAGACGATCCCGCATTTCTATGTTTCGGTCGATTGCGAGCTCGACGCGCTCCTGGCGCTGCGGGCCCAGCTCAATTCCGCAGCACCTGAAAAGGACGGCAAGCCGGTCTACAAGCTTTCCGTCAACGACATGGTGATCAAGGCACTTGCGCTGGCGCTGCGCGACGTTCCGGATGCGAATGTGTCCTGGACCGATCAGAACATGGTCAAGCACAGGCACGCGGACGTCGGCGTTGCCGTCTCCATTCCCGGCGGCCTGATCACGCCGATCGTCCGCCAGGCGGAGTTGAAGAGCCTCTCGGCGATCTCCAACGAGATGAAGGACCTCGGCAAGCGCGCAAAGGAGCGCAAGCTGAAGCCGGAAGAATATCAGGGCGGCACCACTGCCGTCTCCAATATGGGCATGATGGGCGTCAAGGACTTCGCCGCCGTCGTCAATCCGCCGCACGCGACTATTCTCGCGGTCGGCGCCGGCGAGGAGCGCGTCGTCGTCAAGAACAAGCAGATGGTCATCGCCAATGTAATGACCGTCACGCTTTCGACCGACCATCGCTGTGTCGATGGTGCGCTCGGCGCCGAACTGCTCGCCGCCTTCAAACGCTACATCGAAAATCCGATGGGCATGCTCGTCTGA
- a CDS encoding pyruvate dehydrogenase complex E1 component subunit beta, producing MPVEILMPALSPTMEEGTLSKWLKNEGDKVSSGDVIAEIETDKATMEVEAVDEGTIGKLLIAAGTEGVKVNTPIAVLLQDGEAASDIDSAKAEAPKAEAPKPAAAEAPASAAPVAAQPRAEVPADPAIPAGTEMVTMTVREALRDAMAEEMRANDDVFVMGEEVAEYQGAYKVTQGLLQEFGARRVVDTPITEHGFAGVGVGAAMTGLRPIVEFMTFNFAMQAIDQIINSAAKTLYMSGGQMGAPIVFRGPSGAAARVAAQHSQCYAAWYSHIPGLKVVMPYTAADAKGLLKAAIRDPNPVIFLENEILYGQSFEVPKLDDFVLPIGKARIHRAGKDATLVSFGIGMTYAIKAAAELEAQGIDVEIIDLRTIRPMDLPTVIESVKKTGRLVTVEEGYPQSSVGTEIATRVMQQAFDYLDAPVLTIAGKDVPMPYAANLEKLALPNVAEVVDAVKAVCYK from the coding sequence ATGCCTGTAGAAATCCTTATGCCTGCCCTTTCCCCGACCATGGAGGAAGGCACGCTCTCCAAGTGGCTGAAGAACGAGGGGGACAAGGTGTCCTCCGGCGATGTGATCGCCGAGATCGAAACCGACAAGGCGACGATGGAAGTGGAAGCCGTAGACGAAGGTACGATCGGCAAGCTGCTGATTGCGGCCGGCACGGAAGGTGTGAAGGTGAATACGCCGATCGCCGTGCTGTTGCAGGACGGCGAAGCTGCAAGCGACATCGATTCGGCGAAGGCCGAGGCGCCGAAGGCGGAAGCGCCGAAGCCCGCGGCTGCCGAAGCGCCGGCTTCCGCAGCCCCCGTGGCGGCGCAGCCCAGGGCGGAAGTTCCTGCCGACCCGGCAATTCCGGCCGGAACCGAAATGGTGACGATGACCGTTCGCGAAGCGCTTCGCGACGCGATGGCCGAAGAGATGCGCGCCAATGACGACGTCTTCGTCATGGGCGAAGAGGTCGCCGAATACCAGGGCGCCTATAAGGTCACCCAGGGCCTGCTGCAGGAATTCGGCGCGCGCCGCGTGGTCGATACGCCGATCACGGAGCATGGTTTTGCCGGCGTCGGCGTCGGCGCTGCGATGACGGGTCTGCGCCCGATCGTCGAGTTCATGACCTTCAACTTCGCCATGCAGGCGATCGACCAGATCATCAACTCGGCTGCCAAGACGCTCTATATGTCCGGCGGCCAGATGGGCGCGCCGATCGTCTTCCGCGGGCCGAGCGGTGCTGCTGCCCGCGTCGCCGCGCAGCACTCCCAGTGCTATGCCGCCTGGTACAGCCACATTCCGGGCCTGAAGGTCGTCATGCCCTATACGGCGGCGGACGCGAAAGGGCTGCTCAAGGCCGCCATCCGCGATCCGAACCCGGTGATCTTCCTCGAAAACGAGATCCTCTACGGCCAGTCCTTCGAAGTGCCGAAGCTCGACGATTTCGTGCTGCCGATCGGCAAGGCACGCATCCATCGCGCCGGCAAGGACGCGACGCTCGTCTCCTTCGGCATAGGTATGACCTATGCGATCAAGGCCGCGGCGGAACTCGAGGCTCAGGGGATCGACGTCGAGATCATTGACCTTCGCACGATCCGCCCGATGGACCTGCCGACCGTCATCGAATCCGTGAAGAAGACCGGCCGCCTCGTCACCGTCGAGGAAGGTTATCCTCAGTCTTCCGTCGGCACCGAGATCGCCACCCGCGTCATGCAGCAGGCCTTCGACTATCTCGATGCGCCGGTGCTGACGATCGCCGGCAAGGACGTGCCGATGCCCTATGCGGCCAATCTTGAAAAGCTTGCTCTGCCGAATGTCGCGGAAGTCGTCGATGCGGTGAAAGCTGTCTGCTACAAATAA
- the pdhA gene encoding pyruvate dehydrogenase (acetyl-transferring) E1 component subunit alpha → MAPRKSASVSSRKTAAKPAKKDFAGGTIAEFSKEDDLKAYREMLLIRRFEEKAGQLYGMGFIGGFCHLYIGQEAVVVGMQMALKEGDQVITGYRDHGHMLACGMSARGVMAELTGRRGGLSKGKGGSMHMFSKEKHFYGGHGIVGAQVSLGTGLAFANRYRGNDNVSLAYFGDGAANQGQVYESFNMAALWKLPVIYIVENNRYAMGTSVSRASAQTDFSQRGASFGIPGYQVDGMDVRAVKAAADEAVEHCRSGKGPIILEMLTYRYRGHSMSDPAKYRSKDEVQKMRSEHDPIEQVKARLTDKGWATEDELKQIDKEVRDIVADSADFAQSDPEPDASELYTDILL, encoded by the coding sequence ATGGCTCCGCGAAAATCCGCGTCCGTTTCCAGCCGCAAGACCGCTGCCAAGCCGGCCAAGAAAGATTTTGCCGGCGGCACGATCGCCGAATTCTCCAAGGAAGACGATCTCAAGGCCTACCGTGAAATGCTGTTGATCCGGCGTTTCGAGGAAAAGGCCGGCCAGCTCTACGGTATGGGGTTCATCGGTGGCTTTTGTCACCTCTATATCGGCCAGGAAGCCGTCGTCGTCGGGATGCAGATGGCGCTGAAAGAGGGTGACCAGGTCATCACCGGCTATCGGGACCACGGCCATATGCTCGCCTGCGGCATGAGTGCGCGCGGCGTGATGGCGGAACTCACCGGTCGTCGTGGCGGCCTTTCCAAGGGGAAGGGCGGCTCGATGCACATGTTCTCCAAGGAAAAGCATTTCTATGGCGGCCACGGCATCGTCGGAGCGCAGGTCTCGCTCGGAACCGGCCTCGCTTTCGCTAACCGATACCGCGGCAACGACAATGTAAGTCTCGCCTATTTCGGCGACGGTGCGGCCAATCAGGGCCAGGTTTATGAGAGCTTCAACATGGCCGCTCTCTGGAAGCTGCCGGTGATCTACATCGTCGAAAACAACCGCTATGCCATGGGCACCTCCGTGTCGCGCGCCTCGGCGCAGACCGACTTCTCCCAGCGCGGCGCTTCCTTCGGCATTCCCGGTTACCAGGTCGACGGCATGGATGTCCGCGCCGTCAAGGCCGCAGCCGACGAGGCGGTCGAACACTGCCGTTCAGGCAAGGGGCCGATCATCCTCGAAATGCTGACCTACCGCTACCGCGGCCATTCCATGTCCGACCCGGCGAAGTATCGCTCGAAGGATGAAGTACAGAAGATGCGTTCGGAGCATGATCCGATCGAGCAGGTGAAGGCCCGTCTGACGGACAAGGGCTGGGCCACCGAGGACGAACTGAAGCAGATCGACAAGGAGGTTCGCGACATCGTTGCGGACAGCGCCGATTTCGCCCAGTCTGATCCGGAGCCGGATGCCTCCGAGCTCTACACCGACATCCTGCTTTGA
- a CDS encoding GNAT family N-acetyltransferase, with protein MAAGATLRPAKRSEAAELAILIDIASHGFASWLWYGGVLSKSAETAFEHGRNVLRRDAGPGTWRDAVVAEIGDEIVGVSVSYGIESSILSIEPKHPVLAPLLLLQKQVVGHWFIDSLGVYGHHRGEGIGRALLVNEFSRAGQAPVSLITESHNERAQALYRMNGFEEVARAEAVPLFEDSRKHDWVLFTRNVA; from the coding sequence ATGGCGGCTGGCGCGACCCTCAGGCCCGCGAAACGAAGCGAGGCGGCGGAACTTGCGATCCTGATCGACATCGCCTCGCACGGATTTGCCTCGTGGCTCTGGTACGGCGGCGTCCTGAGCAAATCGGCGGAAACCGCTTTCGAGCATGGCCGTAACGTACTGCGGCGGGATGCCGGGCCCGGTACGTGGCGCGACGCGGTGGTGGCCGAAATAGGAGACGAGATCGTCGGCGTGTCGGTTTCGTATGGAATCGAATCATCGATCCTTTCGATCGAGCCGAAGCATCCGGTGCTTGCGCCCTTGCTTCTCCTTCAAAAGCAGGTGGTCGGTCACTGGTTCATCGATAGCCTCGGCGTCTACGGCCATCATCGCGGCGAAGGGATCGGTCGAGCGCTGCTCGTAAATGAGTTCTCCCGCGCTGGACAAGCGCCGGTGAGCCTGATCACCGAGAGCCACAATGAAAGGGCGCAGGCACTTTACAGGATGAACGGTTTCGAGGAGGTGGCGCGCGCCGAGGCTGTGCCGCTCTTCGAAGACAGCAGAAAACACGACTGGGTGCTTTTCACCCGCAACGTCGCTTGA
- a CDS encoding SGNH/GDSL hydrolase family protein produces MKTVLCYGDSLTWGYDASGSGRHRLEDRWPSVLQKALGSGVHVIAEGLNGRTTAYDDHLADCDRNGARVLPTVLHTHAPLDLIVLMLGSNDMKPVVHGTAFGAVKGIERLVNLVRRHDWPTAGEDRPEILIVSPPPLCETANGAFAAMFAGGVEQSAMLAPLYRDLADELDCGFFDGGSVARTTPTDGVHLDAENTRAIGRGLEPVVRMMLGL; encoded by the coding sequence ATGAAGACAGTCCTTTGCTACGGTGACAGTCTGACCTGGGGCTACGATGCAAGCGGTTCCGGCCGGCATAGGCTGGAGGATCGTTGGCCGAGCGTGCTGCAGAAGGCGCTCGGTTCGGGCGTGCACGTCATTGCCGAAGGATTGAACGGCCGCACGACCGCCTATGACGATCATCTCGCCGATTGCGACCGCAATGGCGCGCGTGTGCTGCCGACGGTCCTGCACACGCATGCGCCGCTCGATCTCATCGTCCTCATGCTCGGCTCGAACGACATGAAGCCGGTCGTGCACGGAACCGCCTTCGGTGCGGTGAAGGGCATCGAGCGTCTCGTCAATCTGGTGCGCAGACACGACTGGCCGACGGCGGGCGAAGACCGCCCGGAGATACTCATCGTCTCGCCGCCGCCGCTCTGCGAAACCGCCAATGGTGCATTTGCAGCGATGTTCGCCGGTGGGGTCGAGCAATCGGCAATGCTGGCGCCTCTTTATCGCGATCTCGCCGACGAACTCGACTGCGGCTTTTTTGACGGCGGTTCAGTGGCCAGGACGACGCCGACCGACGGTGTCCACCTGGACGCAGAGAACACCCGGGCGATCGGCCGGGGATTGGAGCCCGTCGTGCGGATGATGCTCGGGCTCTGA